Genomic segment of Salvia hispanica cultivar TCC Black 2014 chromosome 2, UniMelb_Shisp_WGS_1.0, whole genome shotgun sequence:
TCGCCAACCACGCAGCCAGCAGCGCCACCGGCGAGGACGCGAAGGGCGGGGAAGAGCAAGGGCACTAGCTCGCGTGTAGCGACCGATGGTGGGGCGGGGGGAGGGGAAGGAAGGAGACAGGAGAAAGAAGACCATTTGGAGCATTAAGGAGTGCGTCGCGCTGGCGAAGACATGGATCAGTGTAGTCGAGGATCCATATTAGAGGAGCATCTAAAGCAGCTGAGGTGGAGACTCCAGCTCACACCAAGGACCACTCTCGTACGTGGAGAGACGTGGTAGCAAGAGTGGAGAGACGTGGTGACAGAAGTTGCTTGCAATCAGTTTCCTAATTTACCGTTTTATTTAGATAGTCTATAAAAGCTACTGATGCAGACTCTTCTTTGTGTGaggaaaatatatatgtaatccTTTGAGTTGTCATTATCAATGAAGAACATCTTCCAGTTTGTGCTACATTATCTTCAAGCTTTATCTACATGAGTTTCACTGTTTTTCTGTATGGTATCGGAGCAGGATTGTATCCTgactcttttacttttatctctcATTTTCTGTTGTACTCTTCCAATATGGCGGATTCCAATGAATCAAACGCCACCTCAAATTCTTCTTCAACCACTCACCCTTTTGCCATACCAACTCTCCCTCATAATCCACCTATTTCAGTCAAACTAACCGATTCTAATTTCCTAATATGGGAACAGCAAGTAGAAGCTACAATATGGGGATATGGTCTTGAGTCATATCTCATTGAAGACCGTGTAGAAATTCCAGTGGCCAGTGCTTCCGCCACCGCGATGTCTCCGGAATATTTGGCTTGGCGTCGCCAGGACCAACGTCTAGCAGCTTGGCTACTGTTTTCTCTCTCCAGAGTGCTTTGGTCTTGGTTGTGGGCCTAAAGACCACTAAGGCTATCTGGAATGCGTTGCAGACAAACTTCGCCAGTCAGTCGAAGGCGAAGATAATGCAATTCAGGCTGCAACTTCAGAATACCAAAAAGGATATGCTCCCAATGCAGGAGTATCTCAACAAGATGAAGTCATGTTGCGATTTCTTAGGATCGGCAGGTTGCAAGATATCTGATGAGGATCAGATTCTCTACATCCTTGGAGGTCTACCTCAAGACTACAATCCAGTAATTGTGTCGATTTCGTCCAGATGCGAACCTTGGACTGTACAAGAAGTAAGTGCACttcttttgagttttgaaTCCAGGCTTAGCATGGAAGAAGGAAAAGTTGGCAGCATGGAGGGGTCACAACCTTCACTTCATTTGGCCCAGCAAGCTATGCAGAAAAAGGACAGCACTAATCCCACTAGAGGAGGTT
This window contains:
- the LOC125203291 gene encoding uncharacterized protein LOC125203291 isoform X1, whose amino-acid sequence is MQFRLQLQNTKKDMLPMQEYLNKMKSCCDFLGSAGCKISDEDQILYILGGLPQDYNPVIVSISSRCEPWTVQEVSALLLSFESRLSMEEGKVGSMEGSQPSLHLAQQAMQKKDSTNPTRGGFNNSGRGNFKSNRGGRGGRNLYGSGRLICQLCQKPGHGVDKCWYRYEASPLPQVPRGNSQQQQHFNSSPSAHLVQTRSQSVVTSQSVVCTALMEQILPLGFLILELPIMSPMISTI
- the LOC125203291 gene encoding uncharacterized protein LOC125203291 isoform X2; amino-acid sequence: MQFRLQLQNTKKDMLPMQEYLNKMKSCCDFLGSAGCKISDEDQILYILGGLAWKKEKLAAWRGHNLHFIWPSKLCRKRTALIPLEEVSTILAEEISNPTEEEEEEEIYMAVEDLFANFVKNQVMELTNAGTDMKLVPYLKFLEEIHSSNNISTRVHRLTWYKLDLNLL